TTTGATTATGCACAGCAAGCTATCCAATATGGTGTCAAAAACTATATAACCAAACCAACAAAATACAGTGAGCTTGTCACAGTTTTCACAAAGATTAAAGCACAGCTCGACGAAAAATATGTAACTTTTAAAACGGACTTTAATCAAGATAAGGTCATTGAAACGATATTAAAATATGTTAACGAGCATTACCAACATGCTTCCCTTGAAGGTGCATCACAGCTAGTTCATTTAAATCCAGTCTACATCAGTAAATATTTCAAGGAAAAAACAGGCCGCAACTTCTCTGATTTTGTCGTAGAAGTAAAAATGGAAAAGGCAGCGATTTTTTTAAAAAACCCTGACTATAAAATTTACGAAATAAGTGAATTAACGGGTTATAGCAATGCTAAAAATTTCACTCGGACATTCCGTAAATATTATGGTAAAACACCTCGTGAATATCGAAACGAGGAGTGTGGTCTTCACATTGACTAACCATTACATACGCACCTATTTTTTAAAAAACTTAATTAGCTTATTAATACCAATGCTTATTCCACTCATTGTATTAGGGGCATTATCCATTTTTT
The genomic region above belongs to Lysinibacillus sp. FSL W8-0992 and contains:
- a CDS encoding response regulator transcription factor yields the protein MYKLLIADDEFEIRNGLSSYFPWEEIGFEIVGAVENGIEALAFINNHHVDVLLTDIRMSELTGIEIAKQLDEQKSPIHVVFLSGYKDFDYAQQAIQYGVKNYITKPTKYSELVTVFTKIKAQLDEKYVTFKTDFNQDKVIETILKYVNEHYQHASLEGASQLVHLNPVYISKYFKEKTGRNFSDFVVEVKMEKAAIFLKNPDYKIYEISELTGYSNAKNFTRTFRKYYGKTPREYRNEECGLHID